Proteins found in one Drosophila innubila isolate TH190305 chromosome X, UK_Dinn_1.0, whole genome shotgun sequence genomic segment:
- the LOC117784756 gene encoding uncharacterized protein LOC117784756 — protein sequence MENYRRSQKPNDRSTRSKKQDDNRLRQLRLLMMKLPMTDQLLLYRNHDNIQLICEGIWRNSYKRLDFRQLGRELCGEPLSYFLNKMMDNFRYVYFTADRLQDNLNMLEHAGIKALNNVQHCELLMSSESLPKRSDENGSGDAGLGRVIGIAAVLGGSTMPQWPLHALPKMLRNLRRLKVHCEVQVHFIEQFPLLELLVLHGDVAQSALTGILERCKQLKRLFIKFKKLPAHLQGIDNCSRLQDLSLPMTLFQQARDQILSLPLLHLLELTGGQQTPEMTIECLRHVIGVKSNAIEIIQLNCACFDSPFWIQEATLGRCHRLQGLVLNNCCFDDREINDLHIPRVVNYLVLSGCPDLKEYQLVDIIKICPRLSELYLIDCPQLSGKVLHDIYRIRCSEKLDYPISIILSRCDTVGNDYQEAYVDYWYYKLSVLKLDRLLEENRPIEELQIFFYKSRNEPLK from the exons ATGGAAAACTATCGACGTTCACAGAAGCCAAATGATCGGAGCACCAGGAGCAAAAAGCAGGACGATAACAGGCTCCGACAGTTGCGACTACTAATGATGAAATTACCGATGACCGACCAGCTGCTACTCTATCGCAACCATGAtaatatacagctaatttgtgAAGGCATTTGGAGAAACTCCTACAAGCGCTTAGATTTTCGACAGCTGGGGCGGGAGCTATGCGGCGAACCTTTGAGCTATTTTCTCAACAAAATGATGGATAATTTTCGGTACGTATATTTCACAGCAGATCGCCTGCAGGATAATCTAAATATGTTAGAGCATGCCGGAATCAAGGCACTCAATAATGTTCAGCATTGTGAGCTACTGATGTCTTCAGAGTCGCTGCCAAAGCGTTCAGACGAGAATGGTTCTGGGGACGCGGGCTTAGGGCGTGTTATTGGCATTGCAGCCGTTCTTGGCGGTTCAACGATGCCCCAGTGGCCGTTGCATGCCTTACCGAAAATGCTGCGCAATCTGCGTCGTCTGAAGGTGCACTGTGAGGTGCAGGTACATTTTATAGAGCAATTCCCTTTACTGGAGCTTTTGGTGCTTCATGGCGATGTGGCCCAATCAGCATTAACTGGTATATTGGAGCGctgcaaacaattaaaacgACTGTTCATCAAATTCAAGAAACTACCAGCGCATTTGCAGGGCATCGACAATTGTTCCCGTCTCCAGGATCTCTCATTGCCCATGACGCTCTTTCAGCAGGCTCGAGATCAAATATTGTCACTGCCACTGCTTCATTTGCTTGAGCTAACCGGTGGCCAGCAAACGCCCGAGATGACCATCGAGTGCTTGCGTCATGTGATTGGGGTGAAGTCAAATGCCATAGAGATCATTCAACTGAATTGCGCCTGCTTTGATAGCCCATTCTGGATACAGGAAGCTACTTTGGGTCGTTGCCACCGACTGCAGGGTTTGGTGTTGAACAATTGTTGTTTCGACGATCGCGAAATTAACGATCTTCATATTCCACGAGTGGTGAATTATCTTGTTTTGAGTGGCTGTCCAGATCTTAAAGAATACCAGTTGGTTGACATTATCAAAATATGCCCCAGACTCTCGGAACTGTACCTCATCGACTGCCCCCAACTTAGTGGCAAGGTGTTGCATGATATTTATCGTATTCGATGCAGCGAGAAACTCGATTATCCAATAAGTATTATCCTTAGCCGTTGCGATACCGTTGGCAATGACTATCAGGAAGCG TACGTCGATTACTGGTATTACAAGTTGTCTGTTCTGAAGCTGGATCGCTTGCTAGAGGAGAATCGACCCATCGAGgagttacaaatttttttttacaagtcTAGAAACGAACCACTTAAATAA